A single window of Rana temporaria chromosome 1, aRanTem1.1, whole genome shotgun sequence DNA harbors:
- the NOCT gene encoding nocturnin isoform X2, translating into MNVQIAVPLSNGKTRYHVLFAQVCSMGNGTSRLYSALAKTLSGTAATPQHQDYLEQSEHDQLDPLDPKDLLEECQVALQGRPPRLHREFVPHRDDFSSPHAFRVMQWNILAQALGEGKDNFVKCPKEALKWEERKYLILEEILIYRPDVLCLQEVDHYFDTFQPILSRLGYQCTFLAKPWSPCLDVEHNNGPDGCALFFLQDRFQLISSAKFRLSARTLKTNQVAIAEILQCKETGSLMCIAVTHLKARTGWERFRLAQGSDLLRNLELLTQGAKIPLVVCGDFNADPTEEVYKRFASSNLNLNSAYKVLSEDGETEPPYTTWKIRPTGESCNTLDYIWYSQNALEVNSALSLLTEEQIGPNRLPSFTYPSDHLSLICDFSFNMDPDRLL; encoded by the exons ATGAATGTACAAATTGCAGTTCCGTTGTCAAACGGGAAGACCAGATACCATGTTTTATTTGCTCAAG TTTGTTCCATGGGAAACGGTACAAGTCGCCTGTACAGTGCTCTTGCCAAGACTCTCAGCGGCACTGCAGCCACCCCCCAGCATCAGGACTATCTGGAACAGTCAGAGCATGACCAGCTGGATCCGCTGGACCCCAAGGATCTTCTGGAGGAATGCCAAGTTGCCCTGCAGGGAAGGCCTCCCCGGCTTCATAGAGAATTTGTTCCACACAGAGATGATTTTAGCAGCCCCCATGCATTTAGGGTGATGCAGTGGAATATCCTTGCTCAAG CCCTCGGAGAAGGCAAGGATAACTTTGTCAAATGTCCCAAGGAAGCGTTGAAGTGGGAAGAGAGGAAGTATTTGATCCTGGAGGAGATCCTTATTTATCGTCCTGATGTCCTGTGCCTGCAGGAAGTGGATCACTACTTTGACACTTTCCAGCCAATACTCAGTAGGTTAGGCTACCAATGTACGTTTCTAGCAAAGCCGTGGTCTCCCTGCCTTGATGTTGAGCACAACAATGGACCTGATGGCTGTGCCCTGTTCTTTCTGCAAGACAGATTTCAGCTCATTAGCAGTGCCAAATTCAGGCTGTCCGCAAGGACCCTGAAAACCAACCAGGTGGCCATTGCTGAAATCCTTCAGTGCAAAGAGACTGGTAGCTTGATGTGCATTGCTGTTACCCACCTAAAGGCCCGTACTGGGTGGGAGAGGTTCAGGCTTGCACAAGGCTCAGATCTCTTGCGGAATCTTGAATTGCTTACGCAAGGGGCTAAAATTCCCCTGGTTGTGTGCGGAGATTTCAATGCAGACCCAACAGAGGAGGTATACAAGCGATTTGCGTCTTCAAACCTGAACCTTAACAGTGCCTACAAGGTGCTCAGTGAAGATGGAGAGACTGAGCCTCCTTACACCACCTGGAAAATCCGGCCCACTGGAGAGTCTTGCAATACCCTAGATTATATTTGGTATTCCCAGAATGCTTTGGAAGTGAATTCTGCCTTGAGTCTGCTTACAGAGGAGCAAATTGGGCCAAACAGGCTCCCATCTTTTACGTACCCATCCGATCATCTTTCACTGATCTGCGACTTCAGTTTTAACATGGACCCAGACAGGCTGTTATAG
- the NOCT gene encoding nocturnin isoform X3, translating into MRILGKEKQVCSMGNGTSRLYSALAKTLSGTAATPQHQDYLEQSEHDQLDPLDPKDLLEECQVALQGRPPRLHREFVPHRDDFSSPHAFRVMQWNILAQALGEGKDNFVKCPKEALKWEERKYLILEEILIYRPDVLCLQEVDHYFDTFQPILSRLGYQCTFLAKPWSPCLDVEHNNGPDGCALFFLQDRFQLISSAKFRLSARTLKTNQVAIAEILQCKETGSLMCIAVTHLKARTGWERFRLAQGSDLLRNLELLTQGAKIPLVVCGDFNADPTEEVYKRFASSNLNLNSAYKVLSEDGETEPPYTTWKIRPTGESCNTLDYIWYSQNALEVNSALSLLTEEQIGPNRLPSFTYPSDHLSLICDFSFNMDPDRLL; encoded by the exons TTTGTTCCATGGGAAACGGTACAAGTCGCCTGTACAGTGCTCTTGCCAAGACTCTCAGCGGCACTGCAGCCACCCCCCAGCATCAGGACTATCTGGAACAGTCAGAGCATGACCAGCTGGATCCGCTGGACCCCAAGGATCTTCTGGAGGAATGCCAAGTTGCCCTGCAGGGAAGGCCTCCCCGGCTTCATAGAGAATTTGTTCCACACAGAGATGATTTTAGCAGCCCCCATGCATTTAGGGTGATGCAGTGGAATATCCTTGCTCAAG CCCTCGGAGAAGGCAAGGATAACTTTGTCAAATGTCCCAAGGAAGCGTTGAAGTGGGAAGAGAGGAAGTATTTGATCCTGGAGGAGATCCTTATTTATCGTCCTGATGTCCTGTGCCTGCAGGAAGTGGATCACTACTTTGACACTTTCCAGCCAATACTCAGTAGGTTAGGCTACCAATGTACGTTTCTAGCAAAGCCGTGGTCTCCCTGCCTTGATGTTGAGCACAACAATGGACCTGATGGCTGTGCCCTGTTCTTTCTGCAAGACAGATTTCAGCTCATTAGCAGTGCCAAATTCAGGCTGTCCGCAAGGACCCTGAAAACCAACCAGGTGGCCATTGCTGAAATCCTTCAGTGCAAAGAGACTGGTAGCTTGATGTGCATTGCTGTTACCCACCTAAAGGCCCGTACTGGGTGGGAGAGGTTCAGGCTTGCACAAGGCTCAGATCTCTTGCGGAATCTTGAATTGCTTACGCAAGGGGCTAAAATTCCCCTGGTTGTGTGCGGAGATTTCAATGCAGACCCAACAGAGGAGGTATACAAGCGATTTGCGTCTTCAAACCTGAACCTTAACAGTGCCTACAAGGTGCTCAGTGAAGATGGAGAGACTGAGCCTCCTTACACCACCTGGAAAATCCGGCCCACTGGAGAGTCTTGCAATACCCTAGATTATATTTGGTATTCCCAGAATGCTTTGGAAGTGAATTCTGCCTTGAGTCTGCTTACAGAGGAGCAAATTGGGCCAAACAGGCTCCCATCTTTTACGTACCCATCCGATCATCTTTCACTGATCTGCGACTTCAGTTTTAACATGGACCCAGACAGGCTGTTATAG